The following proteins are co-located in the Sporosarcina pasteurii genome:
- the plsY gene encoding glycerol-3-phosphate 1-O-acyltransferase PlsY, producing the protein MDFFVIIFAAYILGSIPSALWVGKWFYKVDVREHGSGNLGATNTFRVLGKTAGFIVTLLDILKGTVATILPLLPLFSETTIHPLVLGLVSVVGHMYPIFANFKGGKAVATSGGVVLGYHWPVFLLVIIIFFIVLKLSKMVSFTSMTVAIVGFIYSVVYYFNTGDFSLLLVIGLLSLFIFYRHRENIARIRSGTEPKITWLK; encoded by the coding sequence ATGGATTTTTTCGTAATAATTTTTGCCGCTTATATTTTAGGGTCTATCCCTTCTGCATTATGGGTTGGCAAATGGTTTTACAAAGTAGATGTTCGTGAGCACGGTAGCGGTAACCTTGGGGCAACGAATACATTTCGTGTACTTGGTAAAACTGCCGGTTTCATCGTAACACTATTAGATATTTTAAAAGGAACAGTTGCAACAATACTTCCTTTACTTCCGTTATTTTCGGAAACAACGATTCATCCACTGGTTTTAGGGCTGGTTTCAGTTGTCGGACATATGTATCCGATTTTCGCGAACTTCAAAGGTGGGAAAGCAGTCGCTACTTCAGGTGGTGTTGTATTAGGGTATCATTGGCCAGTATTTCTACTTGTCATTATTATTTTTTTTATTGTTTTAAAGTTATCAAAAATGGTCTCTTTTACTTCGATGACAGTTGCAATCGTTGGCTTTATTTATAGTGTTGTTTATTATTTTAATACAGGTGATTTTTCCTTGTTACTCGTCATAGGTCTTCTATCTTTATTTATTTTTTATAGACACCGTGAAAACATTGCAAGAATCCGTTCGGGAACTGAACCGAAAATCACTTGGTTAAAGTAA
- a CDS encoding HesB/YadR/YfhF family protein: MNIVLSDEALKWFRDEMEVSQGDAIRFFARYGGSSPLHEGFSLGVTKIEPDEASVQVDKEGVLYYIESRDEWFFDGHDLIVEVDPKLQELSYSYKKS; this comes from the coding sequence ATGAATATTGTTCTGAGCGACGAAGCATTAAAGTGGTTTAGGGATGAAATGGAAGTCAGTCAAGGCGATGCCATTCGTTTTTTCGCAAGATACGGTGGCTCAAGTCCACTACATGAGGGGTTTTCTTTAGGTGTTACAAAAATTGAACCTGACGAAGCCTCTGTACAAGTAGATAAAGAAGGTGTCCTTTATTATATCGAAAGCAGAGATGAATGGTTTTTCGATGGGCATGATTTAATTGTTGAAGTCGATCCAAAACTACAAGAATTGTCCTATTCCTACAAAAAATCGTGA
- a CDS encoding thioesterase family protein — MFVSEKEIEIRYAETDQMGVVYHANYLVWMEIGRTALIQDLGFTYAGLEKEGYLSPVTDLSIQYKAAMRYGQVATIRTWVETHGRLRTTYGYEILHEDGTVAATALSEHVLVKKDNFRPVSLSKIDPAWEAKYHEVKRVQA, encoded by the coding sequence ATGTTTGTCAGTGAAAAAGAAATAGAAATTCGCTATGCTGAAACAGATCAAATGGGTGTTGTTTATCATGCGAATTATTTAGTATGGATGGAAATTGGACGAACCGCATTGATACAGGATCTTGGTTTTACATATGCAGGGTTAGAAAAAGAAGGGTACTTATCACCTGTGACAGATTTATCAATACAGTATAAGGCCGCTATGCGTTATGGCCAAGTGGCAACGATTCGAACTTGGGTTGAAACCCATGGACGTTTACGCACAACGTACGGTTACGAAATTTTACATGAAGATGGTACGGTTGCAGCAACCGCTCTGTCAGAACATGTCTTAGTCAAAAAAGATAATTTTCGTCCCGTATCTTTAAGTAAAATAGATCCTGCTTGGGAAGCGAAATATCATGAAGTGAAAAGAGTTCAAGCGTAA
- the acnA gene encoding aconitate hydratase AcnA — translation MAKSNLHNSRSSFELDGKTYNYYRLKSIEEAGISKISKLPYSIKVLLESVLRQHDGYVIQDNHVENLAKWGTDADPNGEVPFKPSRVILQDFTGVPVVVDLASLRQAMADMGGDPDKINPEIPVDLVIDHSVQVDSYGNESALQLNMELEFKRNAERYQFLSWAQKAYDNYRAVPPATGIVHQVNLEYLANVVHAVENEDGTFEAYPDTLVGTDSHTTMINGMGILGWGVGGIEAEAGMLGQPSYFPLPEVVGVKLVGELPNGTTATDLALKVTQTLREHGVVGKFVEYFGPGVANLPLADRATIANMAPEYGATCGFFPVDEETLDYMRLTGREEEQVQVVKQYLIENDMFFTPDKEEPTYTDVIEIDLSKVEPNLAGPKRPQDLIPLSEMQRSFNDAVVAPEGNQGFGLSPKELSKKGTIDFEDGRKVEMKTGDLAIAAITSCTNTSNPYVMLGAGLVAKKAVEKGLKPAPYVKTSLAPGSKVVTGYLKDSGLLPYMEQIGFNLVGYGCTTCIGNSGPLLPEIEKTIIDEDLLVSSVLSGNRNFEGRIHPLVKANYLASPPLVVAYALAGTVDIDLQNDPIGQDKDGNDVFFKDIWPTTEEVAEAVKATVTPELFRAEYARVFTENEAWNAIETTDDSLYNFDDESTYIQNPPFFEGLSKEPADIEELTSLRVIGKFGDSITTDHISPAGAIGKDTPAGKYLTERGVNPRYFNSYGSRRGNHEVMMRGTFANIRIRNQIAKGTEGGYTTYWPTKEIMPIYDAAMKYQADGTGLAIITGKDYGMGSSRDWAAKGTSLLGIKTVIAESYERIHRSNLVMMGVLPLQFMKGDSAETLGLTGEEEISVNITDNVKPRDILKVTATAKDGSVKEFDVLARFDSDVEVDYYRHGGILQMVLRDKMKDNKVTN, via the coding sequence ATGGCTAAAAGTAATTTACACAACAGCCGTTCTTCTTTTGAGCTCGATGGTAAGACATATAATTACTATCGTTTAAAATCAATCGAAGAAGCTGGCATTTCAAAAATCTCTAAACTTCCTTATTCAATCAAAGTGCTACTTGAATCCGTATTAAGACAACATGATGGGTATGTCATTCAAGACAACCACGTTGAAAACCTTGCGAAATGGGGAACGGATGCTGATCCAAACGGTGAAGTTCCATTTAAACCATCTCGTGTTATTTTACAAGACTTCACAGGTGTTCCAGTTGTTGTTGACTTAGCATCACTTCGTCAAGCAATGGCTGATATGGGTGGAGACCCAGACAAGATTAATCCTGAAATTCCAGTAGATCTTGTTATTGACCACTCAGTACAAGTCGATAGCTATGGGAATGAATCAGCGCTTCAATTAAACATGGAGCTTGAGTTCAAGCGTAATGCTGAGCGTTATCAGTTCCTAAGTTGGGCACAAAAGGCTTATGACAATTACCGTGCGGTTCCACCTGCAACAGGTATCGTTCACCAAGTTAACCTCGAATACTTAGCGAACGTTGTTCATGCCGTTGAGAATGAAGACGGAACTTTTGAAGCGTACCCAGACACACTCGTTGGAACAGACTCCCACACAACGATGATTAACGGTATGGGGATTCTTGGATGGGGTGTAGGCGGTATTGAGGCTGAAGCAGGAATGCTTGGTCAACCTTCATACTTCCCATTACCAGAAGTTGTTGGGGTAAAATTAGTTGGAGAACTTCCAAACGGAACAACTGCAACTGACCTTGCACTAAAAGTAACACAGACATTACGTGAACACGGCGTTGTTGGAAAGTTTGTAGAATACTTCGGACCAGGTGTAGCAAATTTACCACTAGCAGACCGTGCAACAATCGCAAACATGGCACCTGAATACGGTGCAACTTGTGGCTTCTTCCCAGTAGATGAAGAAACACTAGACTACATGCGTTTAACAGGCCGTGAAGAAGAACAGGTTCAAGTTGTTAAACAATATTTAATTGAGAACGATATGTTCTTTACACCAGATAAAGAAGAGCCAACATATACAGACGTTATCGAAATCGATCTTTCAAAAGTTGAACCAAACCTTGCTGGTCCAAAACGTCCACAAGACTTAATTCCACTTTCGGAAATGCAACGTTCATTCAACGATGCAGTTGTTGCTCCTGAAGGAAACCAAGGATTCGGTTTATCTCCAAAAGAACTATCGAAAAAAGGAACAATCGACTTCGAAGATGGACGTAAAGTTGAAATGAAAACAGGCGACCTTGCAATCGCTGCAATCACTTCATGTACAAACACGTCCAACCCATATGTAATGCTAGGTGCGGGACTTGTGGCGAAAAAAGCTGTCGAAAAAGGTCTGAAACCAGCACCATACGTTAAGACATCACTTGCGCCAGGTTCAAAAGTTGTTACAGGCTATCTAAAAGACTCTGGTTTACTTCCATACATGGAGCAAATCGGCTTTAACTTAGTTGGATACGGTTGTACGACTTGTATCGGTAACTCTGGACCACTATTACCTGAAATTGAGAAAACAATCATTGACGAAGATCTACTCGTTTCTTCAGTACTTTCAGGTAACCGTAACTTTGAAGGACGTATTCACCCACTTGTGAAAGCAAACTACCTTGCGTCACCACCTTTAGTTGTCGCATACGCACTTGCTGGAACAGTTGATATTGACCTTCAAAACGACCCTATCGGTCAAGATAAAGATGGCAACGATGTATTCTTCAAGGACATCTGGCCAACAACTGAAGAAGTTGCAGAAGCTGTTAAAGCAACAGTTACACCTGAACTCTTCAGAGCAGAATACGCACGTGTATTCACAGAAAACGAAGCTTGGAATGCGATTGAAACAACGGACGATTCATTATATAACTTCGATGATGAGTCTACGTACATTCAAAACCCACCATTCTTCGAAGGACTTTCAAAAGAACCTGCTGATATCGAAGAACTAACAAGCTTACGAGTGATTGGTAAGTTCGGTGATTCAATTACGACAGACCATATTTCTCCTGCAGGTGCAATCGGTAAAGATACACCAGCTGGTAAATACCTAACAGAGCGCGGTGTAAACCCACGTTACTTCAACTCTTACGGTTCACGTCGTGGTAACCATGAAGTAATGATGCGTGGTACATTTGCGAATATCCGTATCCGTAACCAAATTGCGAAAGGTACTGAAGGCGGTTACACGACTTACTGGCCAACAAAAGAAATTATGCCAATTTATGATGCTGCAATGAAGTACCAAGCAGATGGCACGGGCCTTGCAATCATTACTGGTAAAGACTACGGAATGGGCTCATCACGTGACTGGGCTGCGAAAGGTACATCCCTTCTCGGCATTAAAACAGTTATCGCTGAAAGCTATGAGCGTATTCACCGATCAAACCTTGTGATGATGGGTGTTCTACCGCTTCAATTCATGAAAGGTGATAGTGCTGAAACGCTTGGCCTAACAGGCGAAGAGGAAATTAGCGTAAACATTACTGACAATGTTAAACCACGTGACATCCTAAAAGTAACAGCAACTGCGAAAGACGGTTCAGTAAAAGAATTCGACGTTCTTGCACGTTTCGATTCTGACGTTGAAGTAGATTACTACCGTCATGGTGGAATCCTTCAAATGGTTCTTCGCGACAAAATGAAAGATAACAAAGTAACTAATTAA
- a CDS encoding cysteine hydrolase family protein codes for MKKALLVIDYTVDFVAEEGALSCGEPGRALESYIASLTEQFIDEEQFVVFPVDVHELNDPFHPETEPFPPHNIRGTAGRDLYGSLLQVYEKNKDKVVWMDKTRFSAFAGTDLELQLRARGITELHLVGVCTDICILHTSVDAYNKGFDIFIHEKGVASFNQAGHEWALGHFENTLNAKIIR; via the coding sequence TTGAAAAAAGCCTTACTCGTTATTGACTACACAGTTGACTTTGTCGCCGAAGAAGGTGCATTAAGCTGTGGAGAACCTGGTAGAGCTCTTGAATCTTATATTGCATCTTTAACAGAACAGTTTATCGATGAAGAACAGTTTGTTGTCTTTCCTGTTGACGTGCATGAATTGAATGATCCATTCCATCCAGAAACAGAACCTTTTCCACCACATAATATTCGCGGAACAGCTGGTAGAGATTTATATGGGTCACTTCTACAGGTCTATGAAAAAAATAAAGATAAGGTCGTTTGGATGGACAAAACAAGATTTAGTGCATTTGCGGGAACAGACCTTGAATTACAACTTCGAGCACGAGGAATAACAGAGTTACATCTTGTCGGCGTTTGTACAGATATCTGTATCTTACATACTTCAGTAGATGCATATAATAAAGGGTTCGATATTTTCATTCATGAAAAAGGTGTCGCAAGCTTTAATCAAGCCGGTCATGAATGGGCATTAGGTCATTTTGAAAACACGTTAAATGCCAAAATCATTCGTTAA
- a CDS encoding GlsB/YeaQ/YmgE family stress response membrane protein has translation MFSFLWFLIIGGIIGWLAGAILGRDIPGGVVGNIIAGIIGAWIGGKLLGQWGWKVSDFYVFPALIGALIFVFILSLLLKSIRK, from the coding sequence ATGTTCAGTTTTTTATGGTTTCTAATTATCGGCGGGATTATAGGATGGCTAGCCGGCGCTATATTGGGTAGAGATATACCAGGTGGTGTTGTTGGTAATATTATTGCAGGTATTATCGGTGCGTGGATTGGCGGTAAACTTCTGGGGCAATGGGGTTGGAAAGTTTCTGATTTCTATGTCTTCCCGGCTTTAATCGGAGCACTTATCTTTGTATTTATTCTTAGCTTACTCCTAAAATCCATACGCAAATGA
- a CDS encoding lytic transglycosylase domain-containing protein, with the protein MKKKRKGLSMKTKALLIILFIPVAVTVFTLSAIVWTSINHPDLLKKSANSLLDLQDRHSHMKIPEEYIPIYIEAAETYNVPWTLLAAHHRIETKFSTMDPLLSPAGAEGHMQFMPCTFVGWSYPGCDGLGKGNIPEEDKTNPEVIEQHGGYGVDANGDGIADPYDIEDAIHSAAKYLADSGAANNEIEKAIFDYNRSEKYVEDVLWFYNMFEESRETIEASYSGS; encoded by the coding sequence ATGAAGAAAAAAAGAAAAGGATTGTCGATGAAGACAAAGGCACTGTTGATCATTTTATTCATACCGGTCGCTGTAACAGTATTCACTTTATCTGCCATTGTCTGGACAAGCATTAATCATCCTGATCTCCTGAAAAAATCAGCAAATTCATTATTAGATTTGCAAGATCGTCATAGTCATATGAAAATACCGGAAGAATATATTCCAATATATATTGAGGCAGCTGAGACATATAACGTTCCTTGGACGTTATTGGCGGCACATCATCGAATTGAAACAAAGTTTTCGACAATGGATCCACTCCTTTCGCCAGCAGGTGCTGAAGGGCATATGCAGTTTATGCCTTGTACTTTTGTTGGATGGAGTTATCCGGGGTGTGATGGGCTCGGTAAAGGAAATATTCCGGAAGAGGATAAAACAAACCCTGAAGTGATTGAACAGCACGGCGGTTATGGAGTAGATGCAAATGGGGATGGGATAGCAGACCCTTATGATATAGAAGATGCTATCCATAGTGCGGCGAAATATTTAGCTGATAGCGGCGCTGCCAACAATGAAATAGAAAAAGCGATTTTTGATTATAATCGAAGTGAGAAATATGTAGAAGATGTGCTATGGTTCTACAATATGTTTGAAGAATCACGTGAAACGATCGAAGCAAGTTACTCTGGTAGTTAG